The following coding sequences lie in one Manis javanica isolate MJ-LG chromosome X, MJ_LKY, whole genome shotgun sequence genomic window:
- the HTATSF1 gene encoding 17S U2 SnRNP complex component HTATSF1: protein MSGSNLDGNDEFDEQLRMQELYGDTKDGDTQKDPGGETDSFGQQPADTPYEWDLNKKAWFPKITEDFIATYQANYGFSSDGASSSTANVQNISAPTAEEPPPRKSPEPSDSKKRGEKRKAESGWFHVEEDRNTNVYVSGLPPDITVDEFIQLMSKFGIIMRDPQTEEFKVKLYKDNQGNLKGDGLCCYLKRESVDLALKLLDEDEIRGYKLHVEVAKFQLKGEYDASKKKKKCKDYKKKLSMQQKQLDWRPERRAGPSRMRHERVVIVKNMFHPMDFEDDPLVLNEIREDLRVECSKFGQIRKLLLFDRHPDGVASVSYRDPEEADYCIQTLDGRWFGGRQITAQAWDGTTDYQVEETTREREERLRGWKAFLDAPEASRGLQRSNSVCASERAGPSRVRHFSEHSSTSKMSVQDAATEMAFEEPVDSKKFEKTEDGGELEENACETGAKESGPEKEAEEGCPQREAEEGCLERESEAGCPKRACEDDYPEREAGEGSSKTEFREGSPEEGSDPEGECKKKKLRHSYEENGLADESEEDGPDQESEEGSPQKETEDDSERESEEDCSAKQPEDGFENEFEENGLEKDVDEDGSDREFNENVLNKELEENDTEKSEYGDDSSERVFDEEVSDRELEEESDGKEEDDMYEKVFDDESDENEDEEDADEKGLEGAGEKEDADEKMFEDSDEKEDEVDVKGDEAVDENKLEDDDSNEKLFDDEDSSEKLFDDSDERGTVGGLGNIKEEEPLSTGSSFVLSSDDDDDI from the exons ATGAGCGGCAGCAACTTGGATGGGAACGACGAGTTTGATGAGCAGTTGCGAATGCAAGAACTGTACGGAGACACCAAGGACGGCGACACCCAGAAAGATCCCGGCGGAGAAACCGATTCTTTCGGGCAGCAGCCGGCTGACACCCCTTACGAGTGGGACCTAAACAAGAAGGCTTGGTTCCCCAAG ATCACTGAAGATTTCATTGCTACTTATCAAGCCAATTACGGCTTTTCTAGTGATGGTGCGTCTAGCTCTACTGCAAATGTACAAAATATCAGTGCTCCGACTGCAGAGGAACCTCCACCAAGAAAATCCCCTGAACCCAGTGATTCCaagaagaggggagaaaagagaaaggctgAATCAG gaTGGTTTCATgttgaagaagacagaaatacaAATGTATATGTGTCTG GTTTGCCTCCAGACATTACAGTGGATGAATTTATACAGCTCATGTCCAAGTTTGGCATTATTATGAGAGATCCTCAAACAGAAGAATTTAAGGTCAAGCTTTACAAAGATAATCAAGGAAATCTTAAAGGAGATGGGCTTTGCTGTTATTTAAAG AGGGAATCTGTGGATCTTGCATTAAAGCTCTTGGATGAAGACGAAATTAGAGGCTACAAATTACATGTTGAGGTGGCAAAGTTTCAACTGAAGGGGGAATATGATGCctcaaagaagaagaagaagtgCAAAGACTACAAGAAAAAGCTGTCTATGCAACaaaa GCAGTTGGATTGGAGACCTGAGAGAAGAGCTGGACCATCTCGAATGCGCCACGAGCGAGTCGTCATCGTCAAAAATATGTTTCATCCCATGGATTTTGAG GATGATCCATTGGTACTGAATGAGATCAGAGAAGACCTTCGAGTAGAGTGTTCAAAGTTTGGACAAATTAGGAAGCTCCTTCTCTTTGAT AGACACCCAGATGGTGTGGCCTCTGTGTCCTACCGGGATCCAGAGGAAGCTGACTATTGTATTCAAACACTCGATGGAAGGTGGTTTGGTGGCCGTCAAATCACTGCCCAAGCATGGGATGGGACTACAGATTACCAG GTGGAGGAGACCAcaagagaaagggaggaaaggcTGAGAGGCTGGAAGGCTTTCCTTGATGCTCCGGAGGCCAGCAGAGGCCTTCAGCGTTCAAATTCTGTCTGTGCTTCGGAAAGGGCAGGGCCCTCTAGAGTAAGGCATTTTTCAGAGCACTCGAGCACATCCAAAATGAGTGTTCAAGACGCCGCAACTGAAATGGCATTCGAAGAACCCGTTGATTCAAAGAAGTTTGAAAAAACAGAAGATGGAGGAGAATTGGAAGAAAATGCCTGTGAAACGGGTGCTAAAGAAAGTGGCCCTGAAAAAGAGGCTGAAGaaggctgcccccagagagaagCCGAAGAAGGCTGCCTAGAAAGAGAGTCGGAGGCAGGCTGCCCTAAAAGAGCATGTGAAGACGACTACCCTGaaagagaggctggagaaggcagTTCCAAAACGGAGTTCAGAGAGGGTAGTCCTGAAGAAGGGAGTGACCCTGAAGgagaatgcaaaaagaaaaagctcAGACACAGTTATGAAGAGAACGGCCTTGCAGACGAGTCCGAAGAAGATGGCCCCGACCAGGAGTCCGAAGAGGGGAGCCCCCAGAAGGAGACGGAAGATGACTCGGAAAGAGAATCTGAGGAAGACTGCTCTGCAAAGCAGCCTGAGGACGGCTTTGAAAACGAATTTGAAGAAAATGGCCTTGAAAAAGATGTTGATGAGGACGGCTCCGACAGAGAgtttaatgaaaatgttctcaatAAAGAGTTAGAAGAAAACGACACCGAAAAATCCGAGTATGGAGATGACAGCTCTGAAAGGGTGTTTGATGAGGAAGTCTCCGACCGGGAGTTGGAGGAAGAGTCCGACGGAAAGGAAGAGGACGATATGTATGAGAAAGTATTTGATGATGAGTCAGATGAAAACGAGGATGAGGAAGATGCCGATGAAAAGGGCCTTGAAGGTGCTGGTGAGAAAGAAGATGCTGATGAAAAGATGTTTGAAGATTCAGACGAAAAAGAAGATGAGGTAGATGTAAAGGGCGATGAAGCTGTAGATGAAAATAAGTTAGAAGATGACGATTCTAATGAGAAATTGTTTGATGATGAGGATTCCAGTGAGAAGCTGTTTGATGATTCTGATGAAAGAGGGACTGTGGGTGGTTTGGGGAATATTAAGGAAGAGGAGCCCCTGTCCACAGGCAGCAGCTTTGTCCTCAGCAGTGATGACGACGATGATATTTAA
- the BRS3 gene encoding bombesin receptor subtype-3: MPQRQPQSPNQTVISITNDTESSSSVIPNDTKNKGSTGDNSPGIEALCGIYFTYAVIISVGILGNAILIKVFFKTKSMQTVPNIFITSLAFGDLLLLLTCVPVDATHYLAEGWLFGRIGCKVLSFIQLTSVGVSVFTLTILSADRYKAVVKPLERQPSNTILKTCAKAGCIWIMSMIIALPEAVFSNVYTFQDPNKNMTFEACASYPVSERLLQEIHSLLCFLVFYIIPLCIISVYYSLIARTLYKSTLNIPTEEQSHARKQIESRKRIAKTVLVLVALFAFCWLPNHLLYLYHSFTYQTYVDPSAIRFFLTVLSRVLAFSNSCVNPFALYWLSKSFQQHFKAQLLCCKAELPDRPPEETPLNHLAVMGRVPGAGSTWVSEMSVTLFSGCNVKKEDDRV; this comes from the exons ATGCCTCAAAGACAGCCTCAGTCACCTAATCAGACTGTAATTTCAATCACAAATGACACAGAATCATCAAGCTCTGTCAttcctaatgataccaaaaataaaggaTCGACCGGAGACAACTCCCCAGGAATAGAAGCATTGTGTGGCATCTATTTCACTTATGCCGTGATCATTTCAGTGGGCATCCTTGGAAATGCTATCCTCATCAAAGTCTTTTTCAAGACCAAATCCATGCAAACAGTtccaaatattttcatcaccagCCTGGCTTTTGGAGATCTTTTACTTCTGCTAACTTGTGTGCCTGTGGATGCAACCCACTACCTTGCAGAAGGATGGCTGTTCGGAAGAATTGGCTGTAAGGTGCTTTCTTTTATCCAGCTCACTTCTGTTGGTGTATCAGTGTTCACATTAACAATTCTCAGCGCTGACAG ATACAAGGCAGTTGTGAAGCCACTGGAGCGACAGCCGTCCAATACCATCCTGAAGACATGTGCCAAAGCTGGCTGCATCTGGATCATGTCTATGATAATTGCTCTACCAGAGgctgtattttcaaatgtatacACCTTTCAAGATCCCAACAAAAATATGACATTTGAAGCATGTGCCTCTTATCCTGTTTCTGAGAGGCTCCTGCAAGAGATACATTCTCTGCTATGCTTCTTAGTATTCTACATTATCCCACTCTGTATTATCTCTGTCTATTATTCTTTGATTGCTAGGACTCTTTACAAAAGCACCTTGAACATACCTACTGAGGAACAAAGCCATGCCCGCAAGCAG attGAATCCCGGAAGAGAATTGCCAAAACTGTACTGGTGCTGGTGGCTCTGTTTGCTTTTTGCTGGTTGCCGAATCACCTCTTGTATCTCTACCACTCATTTACTTATCAAACCTACGTGGACCCCTCCGCCATTCGTTTTTTTCTCACCGTTTTGTCTCGGGTTCTAGCTTTCAGCAATTCTTGTGTAAACCCCTTTGCTCTTTACTGGCTAAGCAAAAGCTTCCAGCAGCATTTTAAAGCTCAGTTACTCTGCTGCAAGGCAGAGCTGCCTGACCGGCCTCCTGAAGAGACCCCTCTTAACCACCTGGCTGTGATGGGAAGGGTCCCAGGTGCTGGGAGCACGTGGGTGTCTGAAATGAGTGTGACCTTGTTCAGTGGGTGTAATGTGAAGAAGGAAGATGACAGAGTCTag